GGGCATGAAACCCTCGCCCAGGCTGCCCGAATGGTGGCCAAAATGGCTGCGAATGGGCGGAAAACTTCTGGCCAAAGCCTACTGCTCAATGGTGATTTTCACATCGCTGCATTTGGGAGTGCTGTTCACCAAAACCACACTGGATGTCCTGCCAACGGGCGAGCTGCAGGCCATTACCGATGCCCTCACCATGACCATAATATACTTTTTCACGGGCTACGGAACCATCTACTGGTGCCTGCGCTCGCGACGCCTCCTGGCCTACATGGAGCACATAAACCGCGAGTATCGCCACCACTCGCTGGCCGGGGTGACCTTTGTGAGCTCGTATGCGGCCTTCAGGAAGTCCTGGAACTTCACGGCCGTGTGGATAATGGCCTGCCTGCTGGGCGTGATCTCCTGGGGCGTTTCGCCCCTGATGCTGGGCATCCGCATGCTGCCGCTGCAGTGCTGGTATCCCTTTGACGCCCTTGCCCCCGTCACCTATTCGGCGGTGTATGCCACCCAGCTTTTCGGCCAGGTCCTCGTGGGCGTGACCTTTGGCTTCGGGGGATCGCTGTTCGTCACCCTCAGCCTGCTGCTCCTGGCCCAGTTCGATGTGCTCTACTGCAGCCTGAAGAACCTGGATGCCCATGCCAAGCTGCTGGCCGGCGAGTCGGTAAATGGCCTGAggtttgtattttatattattattttgacaaaatatAATGGACACTTCATTAATTTGggcttggtttttattgtctcttgaaaatatttatattttgaaatcttttaaattattttagttgtTAGTTTGTAGATCTcaaattgtaaatttgaaATACAAAAGTCTACTTTGCACATATAAAGTCAATTTATGAACCTAAtaaaatattcggtttttttgttatatttaatgaaaatttttaaaaatgtaggacataaataaaaaaaattgctgttatttttcaaaaattaactgaattatagaaatttattatatagatataaaactcaaaatcactgagaaatttgtaaaattcaggtcaaatatttttaaataatcactttttatttaccaacattatttaacatttcagtTTACTGCAAGATGAGATGCTGTTGGAGGACGCAACCAGGGAGTTGAATCAGTATGCCGTGCTGCAGGAGCACCCCACTGATCTGCTGATGGTTTCGGCGAGACGCCGATGTCCTGGTCATGGAAACGTGTTTCACAGTGCCCTGGTGGAATGCGTCCGCTTGCATCGCTTCATTCTGCACTGTTCCGTGGAGCTGGAGAACCTCTTCAGCCCGTACTGTCTGGTCAAGTCCCTGCAGATCACCATCCAGCTGTGCCTCCTGGTCTTTGTGGGGGTGTCGGGAACGCGGGAGGTCCTGCGGATTGTCAACCAACTGCAGTACCTGGGACTCACACTCTTCGAGCTGCTGATGTTCACCTATTGCGGCGAGTTGCTGAGTCGGCATAGCATTCGATCGGGCGACTCCTTCTGGCGGGGATCCTGGTGGAAGCACGCCCACTTCATCCGCCAGGACATCCTCATCTTCTTGGTCAACAGCCGACGCGCCGTCCACGTGACCGCCGGCAAGTTTTACGTGATGGATGTGAATCGTTTGAGATCGGTAAGGCTTTAAAATCCCATATCgtctttaaataattaccTTGCCCTTTAGGTTATAACGCAGGCCTTCAGCTTCTTGACTTTGCTGCAAAAGCTGGCTGCCAAGAAGGCCGAAACGGATCTCTAAACTGGAACCGCTTTAATTCTTATCGTTTGTAAGCGGTGATATTTATTCAGCACATTAAAAACATGTCGagtaaaatgcaaataatattTGCGTTTCCGCCTCCCAATGTTTACTTAACATTTTGCAGCACGAGCTAACGAACCTCCGCGAAAAGCGGCTATAAGTCCCATGTCTCTGTTGCCCTTGGCTTGTCACTGATAAACAGCCCTTTTTCAGGGAACTTCCCGTTTCGAAAGTGAAAGCTCTCTGAAAGGCGATAATTAGATGCTCTCTAGAAGGGCAAAATATTAATGGTACCttaactatttattatttatttatgttttaatattcCCTTTGTACCTATACTAAAAGCTCTCCTCCTTCAAATACTGCATTGTATTCTGTCCAAAAAACTAAGCCTAGAAAGGCAAGCAAATATTCCCTTTGACGAGGCTAAGTTTGAAAGCTAATGTACCCACTCAAAATTGGCCTGTAATGTCTACGCGTATCTGTTGAACAAAGTTCTCAGATTTTGTAAGAAGCCTAAAAGTCGCCTTTAATTTTGCGATTGCACGTCGTACGCACACAAACTTATGGCAAAGTTTTCAACTCATTTGCGCTTTGCATTTTTCATTGTGTCACAGACACAAATACCCAGACACCCACATAGcgaaaagttttctttcttttcccgGTGACTTGCTATAACTTTCGGATCCGGGTGGATGGATGTGGGAAATggtaaaatgggaaatggaaaacagAGAATGAGGAATGCGAATGTGAATGGGGCATTGCTACGTGTGTATTTATAGAGACTCATTTGTTTCAGTTTTTTGCCGCCTACTTTAGGGCGCCCATCGCGCTTAGATGATTACCTTTTTGTTCCCTTTGTATTGTGCTTTTTGTGCTCTTGCTCGGTTCGGTTTCGTCTGCGGAAATGCCTTTCACTTTCCTCACTTCTACTTTCACTTCCGTTTCCCCTCCACGCTAACTACCTTTATGCGTGTCTGCCGGGGCCAGCAGGACATTTATATTACACGATATTTGATAAGCGCACTGCACAGTTGAGCTTGCCGGTCCGCAGACAAATGTCCTGCCATATTTCCCCCACAAATGCCAACCAGCTAGTTGTCAAGGCAACGGGAGGTAGGAGGGCCAAACTACCTACTACCAAAGTGCCTGGTCTCCATGGGTTTAGCTGGAAAAATAATGCATTCGAATGGCAGGAGCATTTGCATTGACTACGGGCCAAAGCCCATAAATGGAGAAATAAGCTGGCGCAATGATTGCCCGGATAAATCAAACCATCTGCAGATATAGACAGCATTAGCCAGGATATCTCCCTGGAAAAAGAAACTCATTAAAAAAGGTTATCGaaagaatttaataataaaatgattggaaaaaaatgtcttctttgATGCCAGTATATGAATATTccaatttcgaattaaaattgGCCAGTCAGCGATGACAAGTAAGTATTCAGCTTAAAAACGAACTAGGAAaggcatttatttattcatttcaaAATAGCCAATTGAACTCTGCTCACTACAATCtatattacttatttacaGAGAAAAAGTATAGTTAAAGGATTTTTTACTGGTTGCACATTTAAAAGGATTTTCAACTATATGTTAAtggtgtttattttgtttcgtCCCATTAGCTTCACATAAAAAGctcacaaaaaacaaattcaattttaaaccaTAGCTCCTACTGAGTGAATTAAAGTTGAGTGGATGAGTGAAAACAGAACTTTCCCCCGATCCTGTCCATTTTCCATCCTGCTGTCAGTGGCCTGGCAATGGGCCAACAAAAACTGTCTAGAGTGCCCGCATAGAATTGACAGGATCTAGCCGCAGGCAATGCCGTCAATATCCCGGCACTCGGCCCCTCCCTCAGTCGACAACTTTGAAGTAGTctcttgaaattaaattaacacaaAGGCATGCCGTGTCAACTTTTTCGGCAGTCAGCTGGcggtattttaattgaaagcaATCAATATTAGGCCCCATCACCTCCGGCTTGTCAACTCACACTCGAGTTTTTCTCGGGCAAACGGAAGACAGCTGTCGAGGATGCGGaatattatgattttaaaatagtctAGATTGTGATTAGgcggtttatttttgttgctttgtGATGCATCTACAAAAAAGCTCTATGATTACTTTATAAAATGTACCAAAGAACCATTTGCataaatgttttcttaaaaaatttcatttatttaaaaaaaatataaataagtaataaaataggaaattataaatattatcaaagtaataacaagaaaaaaaattatttatccaTCTACTTTTAAACATCTACTTtccaaataataattaaaattcatataaGATTTCTCTTAGGTTAGGTAGCAAAATTGGCATAATTTAAAGTCATTATGATTTTCTACTTGAGCCGTGATCAAATGAACTCTGATTCAATTCACACTTCAGTAGGGACCAGGCAGAAGGCACCTGTGAAAATTATGTTCCATCATCATTATGGGGGACGGTAATCTAATCAGGACAGCCCCAACTGCCGATGTCAAAGGGCTTGGCCGTTGTTTGGCTAATTCCATTACTACtttatattacatttacatattGTCCACATCGAGGCGAGTAATTGTCAAATTCAGGGCCCAATTGCCTTTGGATTGTGCAACATGTCGCATACGCAATGTCGCCCGGCAAACATAAAGGTAAATGGGGCTTTGCGATATGTGAggtatgcgtgtgtgtgtttgtgtcgGTTGATGCTGTCACATAAATTGCAACCAATTCAGCCAACGGACATTCGCCTGCGGACAGGACAAAGGACTCTGCATTCCCCCACCCCGTTCCCCTTGCCCCCGAAAGGctgaaacacacacacgctggccgaaacaaaacaaagccgCATTGCATATAATTTCCCATTAAGGAGAGCCGTTTGGGTGGTGAGTGGATATCCTTGTTAACGGGTTCTTTACCTGCTCAACAATTTGTCAGGCACGTTCAGGTGCAAGCTTTCAATTAGCCGCCTGCAGCTTTTGGCCCTTCTAAGTCTTGAGTCTGTTCCCAGTTTGAATCCGAGTATCAAATCGGAGTCAACATATTTTCGGTCTAACTAacttatagaattttttaaactgaGTTAACTTAAATAACTATTGTACAatgaaacataaaaaaacgaaaaaaataaaattaatgattataatattaaattaatttttatacaattaaaataatttccattGAAAACAAGTACACAAAAATACAACACAATGTAAATTCCATTTTCTATAAGATTAAAGAAAACGAAACCtttgtataatattattattatctgaGCAGTAaacattcaaataaataaattaaagtaccaatattataataatatattattttattcactTAAAGTAAAGAAGATAATattagatttttaatattttaattcaccaaaaaattgataaattattaaaaaggttCCGCAAGATTTGAGTTAAATTCTCCCCATTTCGTTTGGAAATGGAAACAATGGAAAACGTTTCCCTGTCCCCACCCACTTCATTGTGATCGCCTTgccatttgattgattttgaTTCGCCATAATGTGACTATAGTCTCATGTGGATTCTTGTGGGCCCGTGGGTGTGTCAGTTGTGTGGActggctttggctttttgcCGCAAAGCGGCTTTAAAATGTTGCAGAATTGCATGGCACTTGGTAGATGGCAGAAGGCAGGCTATTCAGCCTTTTGTGCTGATGCTGATGCAAAGAGCCAATCGAAATGGCCATAAAGTGCGCAACAAGCGGCATGGAGCAGCATCTGGGCCATAAATCAATGCAATCAATGTACACAGTTTTCATGGCAGGTGGCATGATTTTCCCACTTTCCCGCTGccgacatatatatatgtgcataTAAATGTGCGATTGCATGTCCATTTGGTAGAAAGGCAATGGTTTATATTGGGAATCTGCAGCAACTGAGGCTTTTCATACCCTGCATACCCAGCAGAACTGCACACAATTTGTTGGCAATTGAACATGAGGACTGCGAAATCCTGTTACACATTCAGTCTTGGCTTTCAAAGCCAAGTGGTCTGCATAAGCTGATTTTAGGTTCCTACTTTTgatgcaaatatgcaaaaggaTCTCTTTTGGGTTAGATATTTGTGCTGATGGCTTGTAAGCTTTGTATTATTAGATATTGAAGGCTATAAGTATAGCAATTTCAACTCACCTCGATGATCTGAGTACTAGATTACTTATAGTTTAtagttttagcttttttgtgaatttttaagaaaagaatattcttaagtttttcaaaggtTCTTCTGAAAATTTCTAATATCTCGTTTTCGCAAACCCAAGTatctattattttcttttactaTACAGGGTAATAATTGGTCGCTTACTACTTTTGTTTGAGTTCTTTATTCgtgaaacaaaaatattttaacggCTTTACTTTCCTTTGTTGTTTCTCTGATATGTGCGaccaataaacaaacaaatgtgAGTGGTTTTTTCCCGCTATCCGCTTCGTTGTAGGCCCGCGGACTTAAGTGCAGGACCAACTGCCtgccccctccccctttcccCACAAAGCCGCTCTTGCACTCGCAAATATttgggaaaaaccaaaaagaagaaaaaagtacCATTATCACCCGCACCTTTGAGCACACACATATGCAGATTGAAAGCGCATGAAAGTGCTTCAGAGTTTTCGGCAATGCTTTCCTTTTTTGCCGCCTACCCGCAGGCGCTCTTGGCCAGAAATTTCAAGTTGGCGGCGTTGTCGCTTCGCACAAAAACCGTTTATTATggcaacttttttttgtatcaagTGAAGAGGGCTTCAGGGGGCTTCAGAAGGGGCAGAGGGCAAAGGGAATCCATTAAACGGCCTCTACGCTTTTCTGCGCTACTTTACGAGCCCTTAACgctgcaaataaaattaagagaCGCTGAGTAGTCGCAATTTCGACTTTGCTCATTTTTTACggtgcttcttttttttttacttgagACTTTGTTGGGGGATTTGCTGGAAATTCTGCGGCCTCTTGAAGTACAAAATTTGTGCGGCATTAGCGTGCATTAATTTGTCAAGTGCGCGGGAATAATTATCATTATCGTTTAACTTGTGACGCTAATGCAGTAAGCTCGGTTCTGTTTGGTTTGCAGCGACCCACGCTGGACAACTGGTCGTATACGCAATGCTGTTGGAGTGGACAAAACGTGGGCAGCggaaattgaatttgaattgcAGTCGCTGTCCGCCTGTCAATGGAAATCATTCTATTTTCATGCAACCATGAAAAAGCCACAACTTAAGCGGGATTAAGGCCAATTAGGCGGATGGTTATTCTTAGATGAGCTCCAACTTTGTGAAAAGATACCTGACCGCAAAAGTAGACAATGCTTACAAGTTGTAAGccttaaaaggaaaataaattgtaagaaTAAGTAACTTTTGTTGCGatattaattgaacatttttaaatagttcAGAGGTAAAAAAATTCAGGGGTTTGTTGAGTTGCGCATGTGAGAATCCAATCATCATCACCattaataatgattatttgattattataataaaactcagtTGCCGAACATTTATGTAATGCACATTTAATACAAATCAAATACAATcagaaaacatttgtacaaaTCATAATACTTTATAGCTAATATGTTTCACATATTTGTTTATCTACGATTCAGTGTCTTTGACTTAGGTTAGGAAGGATTCGCTATGGCTATCATAAAATACACACTTATACACGGGGATATGTCACTTCGGGCTATTAAGActttctttttaactattaataattatttttattttttatctgtcCCGGCGAaagcaattttgatttattcagCTGCTTAGGCCAAATATCTATGTAAAACTTGAGCTTGGTTTCGGGTTACTTTTCTAGATTCTTTTACAAATTCGATAGTTTCGCAGTGCGGAAACCTTAAGTTTGACCCCTTAGAAAATGCTCTCTGTTACCCATTGTCCTGTAGGTTTTTTTGATAGTTTGAGTTACAATCGTAAATATGTTCCATCTATGTTCCATCCACAAATCACAAAACATCCCGATCAAGCTACAATACATTCTAATCTAATCAGGGCAAGGCTTGATGGGATCTTCATCTTCTACAGAAATCACTCCCTTAAGCTAGCACACAAAGAATAAACAACTTGATTGCCCCAAgggtgttattgttgttggtaGTTGGTATTTACAAGAGTTACTTATTCCATAGATCAGTTTAGGTTCAGAGTTTGCATCGGCGAAGTGCCACTTTCTTATAGCTAGGACTACTGGTAAAAGCGTTTTGTCACAATGCTCCCCTTTCTTGATTTACTTCATAAACCAATGATCAAATCTACAATATACATCTTAATaggtagtttttatttttttaccattcaaaacatcgattaaatgttatatttaatttgctgtgagtttgttttaaattcgTTTTAAACTTATGCTATTGTGAATTCATTCTAGGTTTTATGTGATTTTGATGCAATGTGTTGAGTATTTTCTACTATCAAAAACTTGTCTATTGTTTAGGTTTTTGCCTTTTGGTAACTTTAAAAGTTCTTCCAACTTTTTAAGCAGTTCAATAAAGCTGGAAAAGTTTTTAGTTAGTGGTCACAGGAAAGTACTTTAGCTCAGAATTCTGTTGTAATCTGAAGCTGAGtcccaaaatatttataaaagttttgtaataaaaccttAGAACCATGGAAATCACCTTTGAAATTTAGcaattttggaaataaacaagagagaacgctatagtcgggttcgtgtcccgactatctaatacccgtcactcagctaaaggaagtgcgaacgctgtgtcgggttggtgtcccgactaataatcgtaactcagctaaagggagtgcgagggagatagatatatgttgacaatttataaagcgtataactttttaatgaatggtccgatttgaaaaatgtcttctacatttcgataggtataaatatacacaacaaaattgcatttatacttctcggaaatctttaaagatgtgggcgcaggacccattttaaaatcgttagtgggcgattgtgggcgttagagggggcgtggcgctcggctaaaataaacttgcgctgcgtaggaagccaaagaatatgtgtgggaaatctcaaccttctagcttttgtagtttctgagatctcagcgttcatacagacagacagacggacagacggacagacggacagacggacatggctagatcgactcggctagtgaccctatcaagaatatatatactttatggggtcggaaacgcttccttctagctgttacatacttttgcacgaatctagtatacccttttactctacgagtaacgggtataaaaataagaaacttGCTGATAATCCAGTATTTGCACTCTTTGCTGAAAAATCAGAGTTTGAGAAACTTTTCCAAGGTATTCGGCCTTCTGTAATGGATTTCCTGctgttagttttttatttgcccGCCTGCAAACGAGCATATGTTGCCGAATCAGCGGAAGGACCTCTCCCCGCTTGAGGAAACGGAAGTGGGGTTAGGACCTGGCCAAACGACTGTCTCTGACGGCCTTTGTTGTTTGCCCAACGGCCTGCCATTAAAGTTCAATGAAGTTCCCCGAGTGCGACACTTTGCCACCGAGCCGATCCTGCCGGGGATTCAATgaagtggaaaaaatatttccgcCGGCGATAAAATTGCTATAAATTTCCAAGTGCCACGGGGGTTTCCTTATGTCTGTTTTCAGCATTTTccagcgacgacgacgacgacgtcgCCTGCTGAGCGAAGTTTTTCGGGGAGCGGGGGAGGCGCTAAAAATTTGTCAGCAAAAATGGTACAAATTTTGCCGGCTGTTTTGTGAGGTGTCATCGAGACATCGGGCCTTTGAGTGGCTGCCACTAATGGCGTCATTACCTATCATTTGCCCCCCATCTCCATCATCTGCCATTCCCATCCAAAGCGAACCGCTCATCTGGGGCTTTTAAACTTGGCAGCACATTGGAAACTTTCATCCGGCTTTCGTTATTACAGTTAGCCCCTTGTTGTTTGATGTCCTTCAGCCTTCTCAGCCAGCTGCTCCGATGCCTTCTGCTTTTTTTGTTCAACTTGGCCGCCGGCTTTCACCTACTGGATATCCTCGTCCACATCCTGACCGTCAAATTCTTACGTGACCAGCTGAAATTTTTCATTTGGCcacagaaataaaacaaa
This portion of the Drosophila takahashii strain IR98-3 E-12201 chromosome 3R, DtakHiC1v2, whole genome shotgun sequence genome encodes:
- the Or85e gene encoding putative odorant receptor 85e — its product is MASLQFHGNVDADIRYDISLDPARESNLFRLLMGLQLAMGMKPSPRLPEWWPKWLRMGGKLLAKAYCSMVIFTSLHLGVLFTKTTLDVLPTGELQAITDALTMTIIYFFTGYGTIYWCLRSRRLLAYMEHINREYRHHSLAGVTFVSSYAAFRKSWNFTAVWIMACLLGVISWGVSPLMLGIRMLPLQCWYPFDALAPVTYSAVYATQLFGQVLVGVTFGFGGSLFVTLSLLLLAQFDVLYCSLKNLDAHAKLLAGESVNGLSLLQDEMLLEDATRELNQYAVLQEHPTDLLMVSARRRCPGHGNVFHSALVECVRLHRFILHCSVELENLFSPYCLVKSLQITIQLCLLVFVGVSGTREVLRIVNQLQYLGLTLFELLMFTYCGELLSRHSIRSGDSFWRGSWWKHAHFIRQDILIFLVNSRRAVHVTAGKFYVMDVNRLRSVITQAFSFLTLLQKLAAKKAETDL